In Candidatus Edwardsbacteria bacterium, one genomic interval encodes:
- a CDS encoding putative sugar nucleotidyl transferase: MHHIILYEDHLYPELYPLTYLRPVWDLKCGAFSLKQRLEKGVKSAVIYQWTSRERSAFSNRIEIGKGPLLLVNGRAFISQKDLSTLLKSKGKAAVTGEGFIAALKLDDASGLGKVLSSDPDESILLKLAEGAKEISSSAKMFRHLWELVDHNSQAIAQDAGYFKGSSLPLPKGSYLLGKRSDLKSSAQAFIEPGSVIDTRQGPVIIEAGAVIRPFSRIEGPCYIGPDSLIDGAKLRPGVSVGRGCKLAGEVEETVVLDFSNKHHDGFLGHSYLGSWVNLGAQTCNSDLKNNYGNIVVWANGKHIDSGRIKAGCFIGDHSKTAIGTMINTGTVVGIGCNIFGGPVKKYLPSFSWGCSDLFHDHKLEKVLATCRMVMARRKMEMPERDAELMKKIFEATARDRENISGGK, translated from the coding sequence ATGCATCATATCATCTTATACGAGGATCATCTGTATCCCGAGCTTTACCCCCTGACCTATCTTCGCCCGGTCTGGGACCTGAAGTGCGGGGCTTTTTCGCTGAAACAGCGGCTGGAGAAAGGTGTCAAGTCGGCGGTCATTTACCAATGGACCAGCCGGGAAAGGAGTGCCTTTTCCAACAGAATAGAGATCGGCAAAGGGCCGTTACTTCTGGTCAACGGGAGGGCTTTCATCTCCCAAAAGGACCTGTCCACCTTGCTGAAAAGCAAAGGGAAGGCGGCGGTCACCGGAGAAGGCTTTATCGCCGCCCTGAAGCTGGACGATGCCTCGGGCCTCGGGAAAGTATTGTCCTCCGATCCAGATGAAAGCATTTTGCTCAAGCTGGCCGAAGGGGCCAAAGAAATTTCGTCATCGGCCAAGATGTTTCGCCACCTGTGGGAATTGGTCGATCACAATAGCCAGGCCATAGCGCAAGATGCCGGTTATTTCAAGGGCAGCTCCCTCCCATTGCCCAAAGGGTCATACCTGTTGGGGAAACGCAGCGATCTGAAATCATCCGCCCAGGCATTCATCGAGCCGGGATCGGTGATAGACACCCGGCAGGGGCCGGTGATCATCGAGGCCGGGGCGGTGATCCGTCCCTTCAGCCGGATAGAGGGCCCCTGCTATATCGGGCCCGATTCCCTGATAGACGGGGCCAAGCTCCGGCCCGGGGTTTCCGTCGGGCGGGGCTGCAAGCTGGCCGGGGAGGTAGAGGAAACGGTGGTGCTGGATTTCTCCAACAAACACCACGACGGGTTTCTGGGCCACAGCTATCTGGGCAGCTGGGTGAACCTGGGGGCCCAGACCTGCAACTCCGATCTCAAGAACAACTATGGCAATATCGTCGTCTGGGCCAACGGAAAACATATCGATTCCGGCCGGATCAAGGCTGGCTGTTTCATCGGCGACCACAGCAAGACCGCCATCGGCACCATGATCAACACCGGAACGGTGGTGGGGATCGGCTGCAACATCTTCGGCGGGCCGGTGAAAAAATACCTGCCGTCCTTCAGCTGGGGATGCAGCGACCTGTTCCACGACCATAAGCTGGAGAAGGTCCTGGCCACCTGCCGGATGGTGATGGCCAGGAGAAAAATGGAAATGCCGGAGAGGGATGCCGAGCTGATGAAAAAGATCTTTGAGGCTACGGCCCGGGACCGGGAAAATATATCCGGGGGGAAATAG